The following coding sequences are from one Haloplasma contractile SSD-17B window:
- a CDS encoding ABC transporter permease, with the protein MKISRLFLLIKYEFKLYFREFMAFFFTLIFPIMIFLLFGTVYADSIDPFWSNEISEDVRYIDTFTPNLMFLVILTSGIMSLPIGIAEYREHKILKRYRATPISPLYLLGAKALMLMSLVIIGGGLVFLLGQFLYNVQIIGSFIPIMGSLIIAMIAIYSLGLLMASLVSSARSANAAANLIYFPFMFLSGTLFPLSMLPDAVRAATNIVPAKHAVTLLQAAWVGESLSNYILEIVVLIMITIVSIFITIVTFKWES; encoded by the coding sequence ATGAAAATATCTAGGTTATTTTTGCTAATAAAATATGAATTTAAATTGTACTTTAGAGAATTTATGGCGTTCTTCTTTACCTTAATTTTTCCTATCATGATTTTCTTATTATTTGGGACTGTTTACGCGGATTCAATTGATCCATTTTGGAGCAATGAAATAAGTGAGGATGTACGTTATATTGATACATTTACACCTAACCTCATGTTTTTAGTGATATTAACATCAGGAATCATGTCACTTCCGATTGGAATTGCTGAATACAGAGAACATAAAATTCTAAAGCGGTATAGAGCGACACCGATATCGCCACTATACTTACTAGGAGCTAAGGCTCTTATGTTAATGTCGCTTGTTATCATTGGTGGTGGTCTTGTTTTTTTGCTAGGTCAGTTTCTATACAACGTTCAAATAATAGGCTCATTTATACCAATTATGGGATCACTAATAATAGCCATGATTGCAATCTATTCATTAGGATTGTTAATGGCTAGCTTAGTGAGCAGTGCACGCTCTGCAAATGCAGCAGCTAATTTAATCTATTTTCCGTTTATGTTTTTATCAGGGACATTATTTCCTCTTAGTATGTTACCTGATGCTGTAAGAGCCGCAACGAATATAGTTCCTGCTAAGCATGCTGTTACACTCCTTCAAGCTGCCTGGGTTGGAGAATCACTTTCGAATTATATATTGGAAATTGTAGTATTAATTATGATTACTATTGTATCAATCTTTATAACAATCGTAACCTTTAAGTGGGAGAGTTAG